The window GTATTAAGTACGCGAATCGTAAGCAGAAACAGTGAATTAAACACGGAATCAACAAATTACAAACACATCATAAGCAatttctttcttctcaatttccactATATTCGATTGTAATAGAAAACAATCCACAAACGACTCTCATAAACCCTAACTCAACCACACAATTTTGAATATATACTCTCGTCCAGCATTCTTAGCCGGAGTATGCGCCTCCGCCGCCGGGATCTTCACTGCCCTAACTTCTTAGGGCTCTCGATCATCCTCGAGGTAATCTTCGTAACGGTACAGTCACGGCGACGACGGAGAGGATATCCTTGGTGCAGTCGCGGAGGGAGATGAATTCTTCGGTGGAGGATCCGAAGGGCGCGGGGAGGCGAGGGAGACTGTCGATCTTGCGGCGGCGGAGTCCTCGAAGGCACGGTTGAAGAAGATCTCGGAAGAGAAAGGGTAGAAGGAGCGGACGCCGGTGAAGGTGGCGAGGGTAGCGGTGAACGGGGGGAGGGGTCGTCGGATGAAGAAAGGGAGAAGGTCTCGGAGGAGATGACCAAGGTCCGTCAGGAGCGGGCGGAAGCGGTGGTGGCTGCGAGGGCAACGAGGAGGCCAAGGACGACGGCTATCTTGAGGAGGTGGGCCACGATAGAGAGCGCAATTGGAATAAAGAAATTGAACGCAGAAGAATGTGTGTGGGGTGGAAAAGAAAGTACAATAGAAAGGTTTTGGTtttttgactcttttttttttttttttttttttttcatgcatgGGTTTTCCAATTTAACCCTCTAAAAGTTTCCCTTACATAATAGATAAGGAAATTATTATTCTCGTTCttaattcctaatattttcatctattatatattatttttaaattatttttacgataatttttttttataactctaaaaaagtttatttttatgtGTGTAAAATTTAATGATATATTGCCCATCTTTATTTTGGTTTAAATATATGTGTATTATTCCTTTATTTGGTATATTTTCTTCATTATTGTTATGATTTTGTCTTTGTAAGATCATATTTTCTCTATTAACTAAAAAATTAGAGTAAATATATATAGAtttattaatgtttttaataGGATTTAAGTAGcattaattcttttttaaaaccaaaacactaaaaaaaataagagtaatATTGATAATTAGTTATTTACTCTAAAAAGATCAagacaaaataatattttatgaaaaaaataaaatttatattttaaaacaaaaataacatttgtcaaaaaaaagaaaacaagatttTCTTATtataatctctctctctctcatacatGCACATTTGTTTTCTGCGGCcattcctttctctctctctctctgtttctCTCTCTTCAAACCAGACAAGACACAGCTTCCTCCGTTAATCCTCCAAACTTTCTGTTTTTGTGGAAACTGCCTTTTTGTCTCTTCCTATCTCTCAATCCAGAACATACCCTTCAATTTCATCTTCCAattttcccccttttcttttGCATAAAGTtcattttttctctctcataattttcTTTGTGCCACCAtcaagttcttttctttcttttctttttttaatcccCCTCCTCCTTCCTCTTATTCTCCTCCTCCATGGTCAATGGGGTCCTGTTTCTTAAGGGCTTCAATTTTTGTTGAACTAGGTTGATTCAATGGGGTTACCTTTTGGAGGAATGTAGCTGGAGGAGGTTCTTTTTATGCTATGAATAAAGAATTTCATCCTCATTCGTTATGGGGATGATGCAAATTCCATAAATTTGATTCAATCTTTTGttctttcaaaatttattttgttttctataCAAGCCAATTTAGCTTTATTATATCATCTAGGTTCtcaatttttattgggtttggttGGAAATTGGAGGCAAGCttggattttttttcttcttttcttttttcgttttggACTCTGGTGAATCTCTGTTGTTTGGGATTGTGCACAATCAATTAGTGCATTGAGGCACACAAAATTGAGCAGAAAAAGGTCATAGCAGTTGATTATCATGGATCATATTATTGGTGGGAAGTTTAAACTTGGAAGGAAAATTGGGAGTGGGTCTTTTGGGGAGCTCTTTATATGTATGTTcgttcttttttcctttttttttgtttttgtttgttttgaactaattaatttgattcttaTTATATTGTTTTCATGTTGATGTTAACATatttcttcttttgtttcttaTGTTAGGTGTTAATATACAAACTGGAGAGGAGGTTGCTTGTAAGCTGGTATGTTAAAAAATTTCTGCTTCTTTTAACCCTTTTCTTAATCTTTTCTTATGAtggttctaaaattttttattctatcttGAATGTATAAAATGGATAGTATGATTCTCCATGGGGTCTTTTATTATTTCTGGTGGTAATCATTTTGTTAAGGTTGTTTTTCTTAATGAGATGGGGGTTCCTAGTTTCCTACTATGTATAAGGATGCATGAAATTTAGCATGAGATAATGAGTTTAACTTTTATCTGgataaataacaaaagaaatggCATGCCGTAATGTTTTGTTAACTTGATTTTGGGATGATAATGGATGATCAAGGTTTAACATAGATCAATAAGGTAGTGTTCGGTTATTGCCTAAGACAGAGGAGACAGAAACTAAGCCACTAAGGACAAAAATATGTTTGCAGAAGGGGATGGAAACCTGGATaatttttaggatagtttcattaCTTCCAAAACAGAGAGGGACACAAGAGACATATCCTGGAGAtgatttttaaactaatttttgtaCCTTAAAGTGAAATGTTAAATGTAAATTTGTATTTACTTTGTAATTTGTTTTACGGCTGCTGGATGCACACTTTGGTTCCCAATGTTAAAATACAATTTACTTTGGATTATGAATCATGTTTTACTGCCAGATAATGACATTAGTTTGCTCATGATATTCTGTGGTTTGAATTTCTCAGGAGCCTGTGAAGACCAGGCATCCACAGCTTCACTATGAGTCGAAATTGTATATGCTTCTCCAAGGAGGAAGTAAGTCTAGATCTATTTATTCTTTTAGTATTGGGTGTGCTAAAATTATTATCTAACTTAATCGTAGAAGTTTCACGGGGAAACCAAAAATGTTTTTGCAGTTGTTAGTAACATGCTccatattttagtcttttaattGGTCTTATTTGTCCCCTCCAAACAAAGTGAATAAGAAAAATGTTATAAGACCATGAAGAATGTCTCATTTTGAGTAATCTAATATGGTTCTTTTCCTTCATGTAGCGGGGATTCCCCATCTCAAGTGGTTTGGTGTTGAGGGAGACTACAATGTCATGGTTATTGACCTCCTCGGTCCAAGTCTAGAAGATTTGTTTAATTATTGCAACCGTAAGTTCTCATTGAAGACAGTGTTAATGCTTGCTGATCAATTGGTAAGTCTAATCAGCAACGATTATCCAAGAAGGCACCTTAGGTAGTGATTTGAAAGTTTTAGTTACCTCATTTTATTGTTTGATTGCAGATTAACAGAGTCGAATATATGCATTCAAGAGGTTTTCTTCACCGGGACATAAAGCCAGACAATTTTTTAATGGGCTTAGGCCGCAAAGCAAATCAGGTGTGTTATTTTTTCTGTATTTACACTTTTTGTTCCCAACATATGAATAGTTTATATGCTTACTCCCTAacttgtataaattttatttttggatgCGTGAAGCATAACTCCGTTTTTCTGAGCATGCAAATTTGAGTTCTTCTAACTATATATCATTTCTGGTATCTTATTTCAGGTATACATTATTGACTATGGCCTTGCGAAAAAGTATAGGGATCTTCAAACTCATAGACACATACCATACAGGTTAGTGTCCTCATTATTTCAAGATATTAAGGTTCATTATTTAAGTGAAAACTTGAGCAAAACAAAACATGTAGTCTTAATAATTGCATGATCTTGGTATTTAATGTATGTGCGCATGTGTGCGTGTTTGTTTTTTTGGCAtctctttagccagctttaaTGCCATTTCTAGTGGAAACTGGAAAGTTTAAAACTTAAGTTTTTGTAATATTAGTATATTTTATCTAATTCCATCAAACTGGGTTCCACAAGTTCCACTTAACTCTTATAGAAGAGTGCATTATGCGAATCCAAACCCAGTTACCCAAAACAGGGACTTAAGCAACCTGGGATTTGTATTCAGTTTCAATATTTGAGTAAAAAGTCATGTTTGTCTTCCTTGAACAGGGAAAACAAGAATCTTACTGGTACAGCACGCTATGCAAGTGTCAACACACATCTTGGAATTGGTGAGTGCTATTATTGTAcagtttattctttctttttcttttccctgttGATAAAAATTAGAAGTGGGTTATTACATATAGTATTGAACGTTTCCAATTATCTGATTGCACTTTACTTTTCTGGCAGAACAAAGCAGAAGGGATGATCTGGAATCTCTTGGCTATGTGCTCATGTACTTCTTAAGGGGAAGGTAAGATAATCGACCAACATATCTTTTCTACTCGATACTGGAGTTTGGATGTTATTACAATATATTTTTAGTACTATCACCTTGCATTTTGTTTTTTCAGTCTTCCCTGGCAGGGACTTAAGGCTggcaacaaaaaacaaaaatatgatagaatcAGTGAGAAGAAAGTATCAACTCCCATAGAGGTATGAAGAGTAGCTAGATCCTTTTAGACTTTTCTCGATAAAACTAGCAGGTGTTTGTTTCAGTTGAATAATCACCTTCCTGAAAAAATAAATCAGGTTCCACACATTTGAATAAATCTATAAAAATAatcagaattttattttaaaagaaaaaaagaaacaagttTTCAGCTTTTTCAATCATGTTGAAGATTTGAGCCTCAAAAtcactatttttcaaaaatggaAACAAACATACCCCCAAACTGTTAATCTAGATCCAGATTATGATGTTAAAACTAGATTAGGTACATAGACCTGATCTTCAATTGTTTGATGTCATGGAGGTTAATTCTTAATCCTGTCTTCATTGCATTTGAATATGGCATTTGGCATAACCAGTAAAACTTTCCCTCTTCCTTTTTGCTTCTGTCTCAGATCAGATCTTAATCTTACTGGTCTTGTTGAATTATATGCTTGTATGAACAGGTTCTCTGCAAATCATATCCTGCTGAGTTTGTATCATACTTCCATTACTGCCGTTCTTTGCGGTTTGAAGACAAGCCAGATTATTCATATCTAAAGAGACTTTTCCGTGACCTGTTTATTCGAGAAGGCATGTTAATCCAAAACATATAGTTTGGAGGATCCATTCAGTATATTATTTTGAAACACGAagtatttttttgtgtttgtaAATTAATCTGAACAATTTTGTTGCTGTAGGCCATCAATTCGACTATGTTTTTGACTGGACTGTACTGAAGTATCCACATGTTGGCGACAGCAGCTCTAGAGGGCGGGTTAGCACtttaatctttttcttattttatttttttgctttctATTTACTTATTTTGATGGTTACTTAACATTAGTTGTCGCAATTAACAGAATGGTGCCGGCAAGGCAGCTATGAATGCTGGGCCAACTGCATACAAACCTGAAAAGATCTCAGGTCTGTTCTTTTTCACCTTAGTACTATTCCAGAATATAATAGTTTTAGACCATTCTGCCATCATTATCTTTCATTGCTTACATCATAATGAAATTAATTAACCTGTCTCAAATTCGAAAAGTATATAACCCTGAATCATGTGCATGCTTCTTTTAGTTGGAAGAGATAGCCGAGAGCAATACGATGTATACGACCGGAGGAACCAAATGACTAGCCCTCCTGTTGATCACATGAGATACAGAAGTTCTGACGATGTAGCAATACACAGGGATATGGTAATATTTTGTTTCCTTACTTTTCTTTGTTATTATTAACTCATTGCTGAAGCTATGCATCATTTATTCAAAATTTCTGACGTTTGGTGGCTTTACCTTGTATTGACAGCACCATGATGAATATGACGAATACAATACAACTCGTTATGCGAGCACTTCAAGAAGGGCTATAGTCACATCAAATAAGCATGTTTCCTCAGGCGACTATGGTTATGCTGGGATGACACCGAGTAGGGGCTACGGTGGGATGACCCCAAGTAGAGGCTACGGTAACCCTGGCATGACCCCAAGTAGGGGTCATCCCACCGGTCATGCCGGTAACCCTGGCATGACCCCGAGCAGGGGCCATCCAACCACCACACATCGGATTCAACCTATTTATGAGACCAAACCAGCAACTTTTACTCGCAATGGATCTACAAGACGCCAGCGTGATGAAACTCTAAGGAACTTCGAGCACCTTAATATCAGGAAGTAATCAAGTAAAGGGGGTGCACCTTGTCTTCTAAACTCCTATATTGCCCCGGGAAATGCTCGAATGGATTTTATTCAAGAACAATCTCAAGCATTGTTGAAAGAATCAAAGTTCATGTGAATATTAGTATATATTACTGAATCAACAATGAGGTCATTAATGGTCATTAATGCCATGATCTCTTAAACctcaccttttttttttgtttccgacCGGGGGACTATTTTCTGCCCCCCATGCTTGCCCCTGAAGGTTACAATGTGTTCTTTAAAAAACATGCAAAAGGGAATCCAACAAGATTCttgttatataaaaatattttattattattattatatatactagATGAAACTGAGTTGTAGCAAGATATGATGATCATACAGTGTTATTGTCGGTTGACATGAGGTCCAACACTGTCTATATAATGTTTATTACCACCTACCCTTTGAGAAATTGAATTTATTGAGAAGCTTGCATTTGGTTTCAAACTAGAAAATTCAGTGTCATGATCTTTTACATTCTTATACATTTCTTGTCAAGAAAGGCGCGTACATTCGACTCACATTTGCAATCTATGGATGTAGAGACTAGAGAGAGATTTTCTGGCTCGGTTACTCACTTATTTCCTCTAACAAAAATGTTATTCGTGtactaaaatcaactattaaaattagcgaccaatatatttgtgtataaatacatgtgtgatttaatttatattttcaatgtgtatttatattccagcatgtattttatactaggagctgattttggtgtacacgtagcatagtTCTTCCTCTAAATGAACGTAAAAGCACTAGTTTTCAAAAAACTATCTTTAAG is drawn from Arachis hypogaea cultivar Tifrunner chromosome 12, arahy.Tifrunner.gnm2.J5K5, whole genome shotgun sequence and contains these coding sequences:
- the LOC112727086 gene encoding casein kinase 1-like protein 6 isoform X4, yielding MLLQGGTGIPHLKWFGVEGDYNVMVIDLLGPSLEDLFNYCNRKFSLKTVLMLADQLINRVEYMHSRGFLHRDIKPDNFLMGLGRKANQVYIIDYGLAKKYRDLQTHRHIPYRENKNLTGTARYASVNTHLGIEQSRRDDLESLGYVLMYFLRGSLPWQGLKAGNKKQKYDRISEKKVSTPIEVLCKSYPAEFVSYFHYCRSLRFEDKPDYSYLKRLFRDLFIREGHQFDYVFDWTVLKYPHVGDSSSRGRNGAGKAAMNAGPTAYKPEKISVGRDSREQYDVYDRRNQMTSPPVDHMRYRSSDDVAIHRDMHHDEYDEYNTTRYASTSRRAIVTSNKHVSSGDYGYAGMTPSRGYGGMTPSRGYGNPGMTPSRGHPTGHAGNPGMTPSRGHPTTTHRIQPIYETKPATFTRNGSTRRQRDETLRNFEHLNIRK
- the LOC112727086 gene encoding casein kinase 1-like protein 10 isoform X3, whose protein sequence is MHWTTVPQYVSSIYPGVNIQTGEEVACKLEPVKTRHPQLHYESKLYMLLQGGTGIPHLKWFGVEGDYNVMVIDLLGPSLEDLFNYCNRKFSLKTVLMLADQLINRVEYMHSRGFLHRDIKPDNFLMGLGRKANQVYIIDYGLAKKYRDLQTHRHIPYRENKNLTGTARYASVNTHLGIEQSRRDDLESLGYVLMYFLRGSLPWQGLKAGNKKQKYDRISEKKVSTPIEVLCKSYPAEFVSYFHYCRSLRFEDKPDYSYLKRLFRDLFIREGHQFDYVFDWTVLKYPHVGDSSSRGRNGAGKAAMNAGPTAYKPEKISVGRDSREQYDVYDRRNQMTSPPVDHMRYRSSDDVAIHRDMHHDEYDEYNTTRYASTSRRAIVTSNKHVSSGDYGYAGMTPSRGYGGMTPSRGYGNPGMTPSRGHPTGHAGNPGMTPSRGHPTTTHRIQPIYETKPATFTRNGSTRRQRDETLRNFEHLNIRK
- the LOC112727086 gene encoding casein kinase 1-like protein 10 isoform X1, coding for MEQCIGPQSHSVNIQTGEEVACKLEPVKTRHPQLHYESKLYMLLQGGTGIPHLKWFGVEGDYNVMVIDLLGPSLEDLFNYCNRKFSLKTVLMLADQLINRVEYMHSRGFLHRDIKPDNFLMGLGRKANQVYIIDYGLAKKYRDLQTHRHIPYRENKNLTGTARYASVNTHLGIEQSRRDDLESLGYVLMYFLRGSLPWQGLKAGNKKQKYDRISEKKVSTPIEVLCKSYPAEFVSYFHYCRSLRFEDKPDYSYLKRLFRDLFIREGHQFDYVFDWTVLKYPHVGDSSSRGRNGAGKAAMNAGPTAYKPEKISVGRDSREQYDVYDRRNQMTSPPVDHMRYRSSDDVAIHRDMHHDEYDEYNTTRYASTSRRAIVTSNKHVSSGDYGYAGMTPSRGYGGMTPSRGYGNPGMTPSRGHPTGHAGNPGMTPSRGHPTTTHRIQPIYETKPATFTRNGSTRRQRDETLRNFEHLNIRK
- the LOC112727086 gene encoding casein kinase 1-like protein 10 isoform X2, translating into MDHIIGGKFKLGRKIGSGSFGELFICVNIQTGEEVACKLEPVKTRHPQLHYESKLYMLLQGGTGIPHLKWFGVEGDYNVMVIDLLGPSLEDLFNYCNRKFSLKTVLMLADQLINRVEYMHSRGFLHRDIKPDNFLMGLGRKANQVYIIDYGLAKKYRDLQTHRHIPYRENKNLTGTARYASVNTHLGIEQSRRDDLESLGYVLMYFLRGSLPWQGLKAGNKKQKYDRISEKKVSTPIEVLCKSYPAEFVSYFHYCRSLRFEDKPDYSYLKRLFRDLFIREGHQFDYVFDWTVLKYPHVGDSSSRGRNGAGKAAMNAGPTAYKPEKISVGRDSREQYDVYDRRNQMTSPPVDHMRYRSSDDVAIHRDMHHDEYDEYNTTRYASTSRRAIVTSNKHVSSGDYGYAGMTPSRGYGGMTPSRGYGNPGMTPSRGHPTGHAGNPGMTPSRGHPTTTHRIQPIYETKPATFTRNGSTRRQRDETLRNFEHLNIRK